The Phoenix dactylifera cultivar Barhee BC4 unplaced genomic scaffold, palm_55x_up_171113_PBpolish2nd_filt_p 002411F, whole genome shotgun sequence DNA segment AACAGCGTGCTCAGGTCGAAAAATTTTCTGATCGCATTATTTCTTGAAGTATATaagtatattttgatttatttgccAACAATTTGTCATAGTATTACTTTTATTGCTTTAGGCTGTGATTTCTTGAATCAAATTAGCTTTTTGGTCTATTATTGACGTTCAACAAGCATCAATAGTCTTGGACACCAATTTTTGGACTGGTATACTAGATTAAATTATCCATGTGTTGCTGACCTGTTCTGGCCAGATCTTGATTTGAAAGCATTGGTAGCTTGCGGGTTGGGAGGGAACCCTCTTGGTTCACGTAtccaaaagctccaaaaaaatttggaaccGGTACAGGCCGATACGGTTAGccggttcgggccggtacggGTTTTTAACACCGAACCAGACCGTTCGGAGCCAGTATcggttcggtacgggctgaaccggccggtacagcATTCCTTGCTTTTTTGTTTGTATGGATGCATTTTTGCAGGAATATTGATGCAACAAGGGTTGACTTCTAAATTTGTTCTCTTCTTTGCATGCCACCTTCTCTGGCAATAGGCGAGGCATTTTTGGAAGGTCTACTACACTGCTGACAACCAATCTGCATTCATTGTAAGTTGGAGAGGTCATCACCCGAGGAGAGGAGGAGCGGGgatcttctcctcttttttgtgtgtatgtatgtatattgatGAGATGATGGGTGACTTGTAAAattgctcttttcttctttgcgtGTCAGCTTCTCTAGCAATTGGCGGGGAACATCTGGAAGTGGCGAATTTGagcctctttttccttttcccatttTGCCTTCtaatttcttgttttttgaagattatatttttttaaggcaTCTTTAATTACAAAACTGTAATTAAATTTCTTCTGATGTGTTTTTTCTGCTGTTCCTGAAGAATTCATATGATTTGGAGGCTGATGATAGTTTCGAGATAAAGATGGTATCAATAAAGGTACGATTTTGACTTCGAGAACCGACATTCTCAAAGTTCGTGTTTTGCTTGTCAGAAATCAGGAGTTGTTTGCTCAATACTAGAATGTGTCGCATATTTACATTTTCTCCTTCACAAAATCCCGACCATAAATAGATGGGCTTTTTTACATGAACTTCCAGTTTGTGTGAATCTTATTGTGCTATTTTTTTTCTGCAATTCTTTTATGTCTCTTGTTATTAAGTTAGCTGAAATGCCTGCTTCACCATTGGATAACTTTTCTCCTAATTGTTGCGATTggctaattaatttaatttgttttttcatttttatttctgcTCTCATTTAATTTGGGATGCTCTGGTGTTTTTCTGACATTTACATCTTTGTTTTCCGGATCGCAGTATTTCTTGAAGTATGTaagtatattttgatttatttgccAACAATTTGTCATAGTATTACTTTTATGCCTTTTCGAAGGGGATTTTTTCTTTCTGGGTTTGTTTTTGATCCCAAAATGGATGATTTGTTGCCCCTAGCCAAGGTTCGGGAGCTAgattttatgtttttctttctattgGATTCGATTTTCTGCCAAAGATTTGGTTTTGGAATCTCTATCTTGATTGCCCATCAAAGATGGAACCTTTATCTTGATCTCTTTAAAtttttcattgtctttttttttaattattatttagctgaattctttatttcttatttgctttgttatttctctctctccagCGCGCGCGCGTCTCATGCCAGGTATTTAGAGTCACTTATCTAACGTTGGAGTTTGGATTTTATAATATCATGGAAGAGCTgctttgataattttttttcctgattttAGTTTCTATTTATTGAGAGTCGAAATTTGGCACTAGTTAAACATCTGCTTGAGTTGTGAAAAACAAAAAGATCTGAATTTGGGTTTTGAAGATTGAAGAATAGGTGGCAATATTCAGAAgccaggattttttttttctcaattgtTTAGCTTGTCCAAGAATGTTCTGACCTCGTAAAAGTAGATATGATATGTTTTCAGCTTATGTTTTAACTATGACTGCCGTGAGTGTTGGACTAACTTTAATTTACTATCTTAGCTCGTTTACAAAACTTAATTTATTTGGATTGTTTAATGATTACAGCAGTCTTTTGTTAAGTATGTCGCATCTGAAAAGGTCCCCAAGGAATTTAAATCATTCCTTTACTGTTCTCCTTGAGGCTTGGAAGAAAAATTTGCTCCATGGCTTTTTATTTAGTCTGTATTAAGTTatttgatttttcatttttcccaTCAATTTCCTATGCCTATCAGAGCATCATAATTTTACTGTTGTTAATTCTTTTTTTATCATGTAAAGGATTTCAACCAATTTTTACAAGACAATTATAAATGTGATATAAAATTTTGCCCCAAAGTCAAACCTATGGAAAAAACATTAATTTTTCTTGGATTAAAGTTGGAACACTACCTTGCTTTTGACCCAGCCTATTTCAGATATTGTTTTCTTGTTTTGGATGAAGACTTTCTTAAATGCAATTAAAGAAGTTGAATTTTATGTAAACCTAAATTGATTATACTCTCATCTGCTTGTGGTCAAGAAGTTTTCAACCCCATGCTATTAGCACAATGGTCattgaaaatatatttataattttcttGATGAATAGAGTATTTTTAAAAATCTAGCAAAGTTTGCAAGTACTTTACAAATCACTGTGACAAGATTTTGCTGTACTCTTCCCTTTTACATACTCAAATTTCAGGAGATTCGTTATTTTTCCTACTTTACTCGCAACTTTATCTCATGTTATTACATTTCCTCTATCATCGTTATCCCATATTTTGACATTGTTACCGTGACAATCTAAACTAGAATATGATTCTCAGTGTTTTGACTTTTACGCTATCAAGGTTAAGGACTAAAACTGTCGTTCTTTTTCCTAATGTAGGTATCTGCCCTTGCTTATACTTTTGTAGAATGGGAGGCACCATCAACTGACTGCTTTTGCCTCCATAATATTGTGTAATAATTGTAAAGTAACTGGTTGACATGAAATGGCGACCAGTGTTGGTCAGACTTATTATGGATGGTCACAGGAGGAGTTATCTGATCGAGAtgattctcaagtaatttttttCTAATCTCTTTGGGTTGTTCACCATCATAATTATTTGTCTAAAAAAATCTTTAATGCTCCTTTAGAGTGCTAAACTAACAGCAATTCATTCTTACATGTATCAAACCATCTATTTTTTGCTCTTTAACCCTTTTTTAATGACATTATTCAGGTTACATAAATGCTAACTACAATGATACGATATTTATCTATTGCTAGTTTCATTTTGCATTTcagattttttaatatatgatcttACATGTAATATATTGTATCAAATTCTACACTATATTTGCAACAGAATGGTACGAGTTCTTTTATTCTCTGCTGTGGTCTTATTGGTTCtattttgcttgttttcctctCCTTGCAGTTTCATTGCTGTTTTTGAAGTATATACAGTTGGGATGATATAAACTCCTTACATCTGCTTATTAAGTTAGATTGCTATGCAAAAGGTCTATAATGAATATAATTTTCCTATTCTGTTGTTATTGGGTGGCTAAATGGGTGCTTGAGCTTTATTAAGTACCTGAGTTTCATTTCTCTGTATTTCCTGATGTGACCTACTTTGTTATTCTTCTCCTATATTGAATTCTGAACTCATGATACATTACCTTTCAGCTGTGTTGGTATATTAATTTTCCCCTTTTTGTTTCTTACATTTTCTGTTGATTTATATGGATATTATATTAAGTTTGATACAAAGTTAGCAGAGAATATAGCATGTGATACAAAGAAGCCAATGAAAGATAATTGGGGTGCTgtaattatttaaatatattgtTTTCTTTCATTTATGTAGAGTATTAATATTGTTAATGTGGTTTGCAGGAAGCTTCGGTCTCGCAAATGCTTGATCATGGTTCTATATCCTTTGGAAGATTTGCAGCTGAGTCATTGTCATGGGAGAAAAGGTCAGTGTTTACTCACGACAGACGCCAGGAGGAACTGGACAAGTTTAGTGGCTTAGTTGCCGAAAAGAAAGCATACTTTGAAGAATACTACAGAAGGCTTCGAGCTTTAAAGGCCTTGGAACAGAACCAGCAAACTGAGCTCACATTGGATTATGGTGGTGATGGTAGTAATTCTAGCCAAACTGGAGAAGATGATGAAACAGCTCTGCAGCATGGAAGTCTTAGAGATGGGGCAGCAGAAACTATTGATGCCCCTTCTACAGAAACTGAAAATGAACTAAACTTCAAGCAGGATACGAAGTGCAGTCAAGCTCTTCAAACTAGACCGCTGTATCCAGGATCCACAACATCAAATATAGACTCGCTGAGAAGAAGCATGGAAAAAATTGAGCCAGAGAAAAACTTTAACCATGCTGTGA contains these protein-coding regions:
- the LOC103699525 gene encoding uncharacterized protein LOC103699525 isoform X1, whose amino-acid sequence is MVSIKARHFWKVYYTADNQSAFINSYDLEADDSFEIKMVSIKEASVSQMLDHGSISFGRFAAESLSWEKRSVFTHDRRQEELDKFSGLVAEKKAYFEEYYRRLRALKALEQNQQTELTLDYGGDGSNSSQTGEDDETALQHGSLRDGAAETIDAPSTETENELNFKQDTKCSQALQTRPLYPGSTTSNIDSLRRSMEKIEPEKNFNHAVMQDLDRESLSSLSRSIEEIEQNDISSVDDKEILREQESPGSNVESGPPTNRSVSDVTNSRTGVSQHAPGHNLIPYKTKLAVEKPPDCKSVPEVKKARDTTMAMTCLKMQSLRCSH
- the LOC103699525 gene encoding uncharacterized protein LOC103699525 isoform X4, with the translated sequence MVSIKARHFWKVYYTADNQSAFINSYDLEADDSFEIKMVSIKEASVSQMLDHGSISFGRFAAESLSWEKRSVFTHDRRQEELDKFSGLVAEKKAYFEEYYRRLRALKALEQNQQTELTLDYGGDGSNSSQTGEDDETALQHGSLRDGAAETIDAPSTETENELNFKQDTKCSQALQTRPLYPGSTTSNIDSLRRSMEKIEPEKNFNHAVMQDLDRESLSSLSRSIEEIEQNDISSVDDKEILREQESPGSNVESGPPTNRSVSDVTNSRTGVSQHAPGHNLIPYKTKLAVEKPPDCKSVPEVKK
- the LOC103699525 gene encoding uncharacterized protein LOC103699525 isoform X3 — encoded protein: MVSIKNSYDLEADDSFEIKMVSIKEASVSQMLDHGSISFGRFAAESLSWEKRSVFTHDRRQEELDKFSGLVAEKKAYFEEYYRRLRALKALEQNQQTELTLDYGGDGSNSSQTGEDDETALQHGSLRDGAAETIDAPSTETENELNFKQDTKCSQALQTRPLYPGSTTSNIDSLRRSMEKIEPEKNFNHAVMQDLDRESLSSLSRSIEEIEQNDISSVDDKEILREQESPGSNVESGPPTNRSVSDVTNSRTGVSQHAPGHNLIPYKTKLAVEKPPDCKSVPEVKKARDTTMAMTCLKMQSLRCSH
- the LOC103699525 gene encoding uncharacterized protein LOC103699525 isoform X5, giving the protein MVSIKEASVSQMLDHGSISFGRFAAESLSWEKRSVFTHDRRQEELDKFSGLVAEKKAYFEEYYRRLRALKALEQNQQTELTLDYGGDGSNSSQTGEDDETALQHGSLRDGAAETIDAPSTETENELNFKQDTKCSQALQTRPLYPGSTTSNIDSLRRSMEKIEPEKNFNHAVMQDLDRESLSSLSRSIEEIEQNDISSVDDKEILREQESPGSNVESGPPTNRSVSDVTNSRTGVSQHAPGHNLIPYKTKLAVEKPPDCKSVPEVKKARDTTMAMTCLKMQSLRCSH
- the LOC103699525 gene encoding uncharacterized protein LOC103699525 isoform X2, which encodes MATSVGQTYYGWSQEELSDRDDSQEASVSQMLDHGSISFGRFAAESLSWEKRSVFTHDRRQEELDKFSGLVAEKKAYFEEYYRRLRALKALEQNQQTELTLDYGGDGSNSSQTGEDDETALQHGSLRDGAAETIDAPSTETENELNFKQDTKCSQALQTRPLYPGSTTSNIDSLRRSMEKIEPEKNFNHAVMQDLDRESLSSLSRSIEEIEQNDISSVDDKEILREQESPGSNVESGPPTNRSVSDVTNSRTGVSQHAPGHNLIPYKTKLAVEKPPDCKSVPEVKKARDTTMAMTCLKMQSLRCSH
- the LOC103699525 gene encoding uncharacterized protein LOC103699525 isoform X6 translates to MVSIKEASVSQMLDHGSISFGRFAAESLSWEKRSVFTHDRRQEELDKFSGLVAEKKAYFEEYYRRLRALKALEQNQQTELTLDYGGDGSNSSQTGEDDETALQHGSLRDGAAETIDAPSTETENELNFKQDTKCSQALQTRPLYPGSTTSNIDSLRRSMEKIEPEKNFNHAVMQDLDRESLSSLSRSIEEIEQNDISSVDDKEILREQESPGSNVESGPPTNRSVSDVTNSRTGVSQHAPGHNLIPYKTKLAVEKPPDCKSVPEVKKARDTTMAMTCLKMQSLRCSH
- the LOC103699525 gene encoding uncharacterized protein LOC103699525 isoform X7, whose protein sequence is MLDHGSISFGRFAAESLSWEKRSVFTHDRRQEELDKFSGLVAEKKAYFEEYYRRLRALKALEQNQQTELTLDYGGDGSNSSQTGEDDETALQHGSLRDGAAETIDAPSTETENELNFKQDTKCSQALQTRPLYPGSTTSNIDSLRRSMEKIEPEKNFNHAVMQDLDRESLSSLSRSIEEIEQNDISSVDDKEILREQESPGSNVESGPPTNRSVSDVTNSRTGVSQHAPGHNLIPYKTKLAVEKPPDCKSVPEVKKARDTTMAMTCLKMQSLRCSH